The following are from one region of the Streptomyces rubrogriseus genome:
- a CDS encoding YlbL family protein yields MPRRTATMLASTLMLIALLCAGVFIPVPYSEMSPGPTVNTLGDHDGEPVLQISGHKTYEASGHLNMTTVRVTSAEYRMNLVEAVYGWLAHDNSVVPHETLYPDGKTEEEATQENAEEFSQSQESAKVAALKALDISVKSWVVVSAVVKDSPSQGRLHAGDVIKAVDGTTVKKPADVAELVTKHEPGQDTVFTIVPAKEQAAAEKEGRTATKTQKITIRTETSQDAGAKRAVVGISAGTDHTFPFEIDIKLADVGGPSAGLMFALGIYDKLTPGDLTGGKFVAGTGTIDDNGKVGPIGGIGMKTIGAHDKGAQYFLTPADNCAAAAEDTPDGLTLVKVDTIDDALGALKDIRSGKTADLPKCTQG; encoded by the coding sequence ATGCCACGCCGCACCGCGACGATGCTCGCCTCCACCCTGATGCTGATCGCGCTCCTGTGCGCGGGTGTTTTCATCCCCGTGCCGTACTCGGAGATGTCGCCCGGGCCGACGGTGAACACCCTCGGGGACCACGACGGCGAGCCGGTGCTCCAGATCTCCGGTCACAAGACCTACGAGGCGAGCGGTCATCTGAACATGACCACCGTCCGGGTCACCAGCGCCGAGTACCGGATGAACCTCGTGGAGGCCGTCTACGGCTGGCTGGCACACGACAACAGCGTGGTTCCGCACGAGACCCTCTACCCGGACGGCAAGACCGAGGAAGAGGCCACCCAGGAGAACGCCGAGGAGTTCAGCCAGTCCCAGGAGAGCGCGAAGGTCGCCGCCCTGAAGGCGCTCGACATCTCGGTGAAGTCCTGGGTGGTCGTCTCCGCCGTCGTCAAGGACTCCCCGTCGCAGGGCCGGCTGCACGCCGGCGACGTGATCAAGGCCGTGGACGGCACCACCGTCAAGAAGCCCGCGGACGTCGCCGAGCTGGTGACCAAGCACGAACCGGGACAGGACACCGTCTTCACGATCGTGCCCGCCAAGGAGCAGGCCGCCGCGGAGAAGGAGGGCCGGACGGCGACGAAGACCCAGAAGATCACCATCAGGACCGAGACCTCCCAGGACGCGGGCGCGAAGCGCGCCGTCGTCGGGATCTCCGCCGGAACCGACCACACGTTCCCGTTCGAGATCGACATCAAGCTGGCCGACGTCGGCGGCCCGAGCGCCGGTCTGATGTTCGCCCTCGGCATCTACGACAAGCTCACCCCCGGCGACCTCACCGGCGGCAAGTTCGTCGCCGGCACCGGGACGATCGACGACAACGGCAAGGTCGGCCCGATCGGCGGCATCGGCATGAAGACCATCGGCGCGCACGACAAGGGCGCCCAGTACTTCCTGACGCCCGCGGACAACTGCGCGGCGGCCGCCGAGGACACCCCCGACGGGCTCACCCTCG